ATCAGGTTAAGAGCAAGAGGTCCAGCGGTTAATTTTCGTATTGCTCTGATCCCCTCTCGAAATTCGAAGCCATGTACATAGGTGAGAGAGAGTGGTTGGATGACAGGTAGCCCTCCGGCTTCTGCTACTGCTGCAATCAGTTCTGGATTACTGCAGGGATACATGGCGCCACAGATAATGGGATATTGAGCACCACTATCTTGTAGAAATTGATTGTCTTCGAGAGACGTATTGTGAACCATAACTTATTGCTCCCGAAAAGAAGGGGGAGGGGATTATGGGCCCGTCACCATAAGCGGCCAATAACCAGGGTCCTCTCCCTTCTAACGGTATACCTCGTATTAAGGTGGTGCAATGCTAAGAGTGAGTAAGAGTTTTTCTGAGGTGGGGCAAACATGGGTAAGAATCTCGTCATTTAGCGCTGAAAGAAGGTTGAGGCAAAGGCATTAATTTTCACTTCTGATATCAACCTTTTCCTCATTCTGACCGAACTATTGTGAGGGGGAAGCCTTTATGCAGCAGAAACCACTGAAAGTTATGATCTACTCGCCTGATTCAGGTGCTCGTGTCCGATTGAAGGATGCGCTGAGCAATCTTGTGTCCTTAAAGCTTGATGTGGATGTTAGAAAAAATTGGCGAGAGGCTGTGAGCTTTGTCTCAATGCTAAAAAATGTCTCGTTGATTTTTGTTCATAGTTCGGTGCAGCCGGAGGAGCTCAAGGCTTTTCAGGATGGAATAAACAATGTTTCTCCTGCATATCGACCAAGTTTCGTTATTACACTGCGACCAGAAGAAAATGTTCCTGAAGTTATTTCAAAGCATTTGATGAATGGAATTGAGGGGTTTCTGAGTGAGCCATTCACGACGGGTGGAGTAGAAGATACTCTTCGGGTAGTACTTGAGAATCGCGATAAGCGTATCGAGGCGCATAAAAAGGCCAAAAAGGCGATTCAGTTAATTATAAAAGATAGTTGCGCAGTTGCTGATGAGACAGCCCTAGAAAGGCTTCAGAATGACAAGAAAGGGGGCGGTGTTGCCTTGAAGAGAATGAGGGAGATAGAAAGTCAGGTGCGCCAGATGAAAGGCTTATTCACTGAAAGCGAGATTTTCTCAATCGTTGAAAGTGCGATTGAGGGACAGGCGAGTAAACTCAATCTCCAAGACTTCATGGCGACTAAGCCGAAAGTAAAGTTTGCCCCACATCCAAGTAAAGTCGTAACGAAGATTATTGAGAGCCGGTCAATCTCAAGAGAGAAGTTGCTCGAGACACTAGCGGTTCATGAGGAAGAAATTTCTGCTTTACTCGAAAAGCAAGGTGGAATTACTCCAGAACTCGCTAAGAGCTTAGCCCGCGTTCTAGGAAGTTCTGAAGACTACTGGTTAGGACTGCAAAAGAGCTATGAGGCTTACATGGAGTCACGGAGATAGAACTCCTCAAGGGTGCTAAGAGGGTATTCACTAAGCATCTACCATAACTAGCTGATAATACATTTATAAACGACCTATAAGAAACCTTATCGGGCAAATAGAGGGGTGATTTCTCTCTGAAAATCGGTTCAGCTGCGATTTAACTGAGGATGCTGCTACCCCTGTGCTACCATTCAGACTAACAGCAAGAGAGAGTCCCGATGAGTACATCTCCAGCCAATACTTCCATTCCTCTACGTGCCAGCGCTAGCGAGCTTCCGTGGGAGACGCTCCGAGTTAATGGCGAACGCATTTTTCTACGACCCGTTGAAGTTGCTGATGCCGACACTCATTTTGAGTGTTTCACCGACGAGATTACCCGATACATGGCTCCGGCAACACCAAGTTTAGTGAATGACTGTCTCGTATTCATTGAATCTTCGCGTGCATCTATGGCGGCTGGTGCAGAGTTTGTGTTCGCTATCTGTGCTCACGGGTCGGATGAGTTCCTTGGATGTACTGGATTACATTCACGCATCTCGAACACCATTCTTGAGCTTGGAATTTGGATACGCGGTTCAGCACATGGCCAACATTATGGTCGAGAGGCTGTGCATACCCTCTATCATTGGGCGAAAGAACGATTTGAGGTCGAGTATTTTACCTACCCGGTAGACCGTGCGAATACTCCAAGTCGTAAAGTCGCTGAGTCGTTAGGCGGAGTTGTTATTGAAGAGCGGAAAAGCCCGACTCAAAATGGCGGCGAATTAGACTCGCTCGTCTACCGCATTGATTAGTCTTTATCCCCTGGCGGGAATTATCGGGCAAAACTTGCTTAGCGATTTATAGCGAGCTTTGGGGATGCAGATGAGTTTATCGCATGCCATGCCGCTATCTACGCTCGCACTATCACCTTATTTCCTGACTCATACCGGCGCAGCCCAGCTGAAAAGATAAGGAGCCCAAGCAAAGTATACGTTACAACACCGAGTAAGAGCAGGCCTGCCTCCGACCATGAAAAACTACGAATGAGTTCAACGGGCAGATAGCTAATAAAGCCCGCTGGTATAATGGTAAATAGCATTACCCTCAACATTCCTTTGAAGATAACCCCCGGATAGAGAGAGAACGCGATGACAAACTCGTGCATCTGCATAGCAAGTGAATCAATAGATCCAAGCCAGAATGCGAAGCTGTGGACGATGATGCCCGTCATCGTATAAAGGATCATGGTGCTGATACTACAGATGAAAACTAAGACTATATTCTCAGGTGATGCATAGCCCGACCAGATGATTAAGAGTGCACCAGAGACAATATCCCCCCACCCTGCCACATTCGTCTTCGAGGCGACTGCTGAGAGTAGTACACTTTTTGGCTGTGATAAAAAAGTATCAAGCTCGCCCTCAGCGATCATACGTGAGAGATTACTGACGCCTCCAAAGCAAACAGCATATATACCTATCCCGAATGCTACGAGTCCATAGAGAAGAGCGCAGTCCTGTAAGTGC
Above is a genomic segment from bacterium containing:
- a CDS encoding N-acetyltransferase — protein: MSTSPANTSIPLRASASELPWETLRVNGERIFLRPVEVADADTHFECFTDEITRYMAPATPSLVNDCLVFIESSRASMAAGAEFVFAICAHGSDEFLGCTGLHSRISNTILELGIWIRGSAHGQHYGREAVHTLYHWAKERFEVEYFTYPVDRANTPSRKVAESLGGVVIEERKSPTQNGGELDSLVYRID